A single window of Colletes latitarsis isolate SP2378_abdomen chromosome 11, iyColLati1, whole genome shotgun sequence DNA harbors:
- the East gene encoding enhanced adult sensory threshold isoform X4: MKLQEPNVGGSEMASREKKPLAPSKAKQKANNDSGLPSNEIKSRKGKSLSNLKQQLARDIFEAVATGSQFSPKLEASLPRKKVLRNLKRKQKLRVAKANLIKSKVTRKVTNRNLCRITDIKKGVRTKRVKLPEGNVVKTSDGNSRVLEQRANDTESESTRAETINRSAKNNLRTKKTKFVTKSSGEVENEDAQDKDTDSIAGSSTKSSPKLNRKGKNFGSPDSLSKSIKSTKLSGFKRNNIREKDSCTKNTEGDIKCTKGKKSNSKDIDYATTKASSIDTKFSKSLLDAKSSIDLTIDEVIASMLSDSEIDNQQEITEKIEGKITRSRKMLVEENILPDEIKKEPDSEDTKIISDGENLETESFQSAIQLRKRSNTSIGQRSLRNGKLRQSDSAISADLDPKKRRRLNSDDPVSSEVSVDNIADSSIDTESCFSESSGNDPQTVMVTAKDEFCLKQDPLKNCEENSQNGSETENNNNSDRVDRASEVGPTLRSKTKAKSTEIEVKCDNIKVEYTRVASKNTEEDIKKVSNLDQVRKDNILAKFTDKSKSRRNSLNIDMKKTVGSFYSTDKSDSNPKSQIDQMIENIKLTIAKSIESKMFGAEKGLGLNKNFEVPKIEEIIAPLSAESQKLGLEETVDEDKSTISKNEIKSDSSENSVPKVADTAKEIEKLVMGDIEPAETHSQNIQESESSDVDGSNSVHNTSEPVLAVENSESSCCNSIEQQEESSQNSTSMEEPEKCLDQTTDDQTKIVDDSKKAVALRKSPRIIDKNSPENVNSEIVKKVSRASNKMIQKSDNCEESPQEDVNKSSSPQEYVTKFPSLQEDLNKSAYEDATKFPSSQEDVNKSTLEEAASNDGETVSKQIKERLVEEKKENETTERKIIVPSNVSMNFEEAETLESISKEVERLVAESQLNSQIQTVAEDARDVAGVNNQESSTKIVTEFSSPPSEPTATSVYNVKEEAIVDTVEPNDNTKDIYEATENAKEIDTGAPEAVQDAKEDGSTCRMSENLDVDADSKQNKNSDSSDNSIENSKKGDNICDDVGGCNDEIGVPNSESNEKKAVTSKQTDHGESAATEEEGEKMAANGATEEQKFAAEDKRRVLRARDKVKKTEKRYPSLANIKIEEENADKVQSQTQNDTEEAQELVEVKVEVITEEVDELDDSEPQTRSRRGREAKKRKEDQLAALRSKRSKRELRRSDQQNKEETLLDDEVATINENNRSFLNKYGNVAGCVTNFRGFSEGGRGSLEKRDHNADNARSKSENDLLTIVKDPGKGDISMNHVAKVTDNVNILTGDCKAAKTPETSQKDSDETSMSGESSSSVNVTPKIMETPEDKVKKESILRLLGLESLEKAAERLSHQKARKEQYTGTLKTVIRVQKEKDKDKRRSRSPLKMVLKQGRGDGEGDSPEFYTIQKEFGTSGLGDSSSDEDVEDVTPKDRQSLVIPEKSSSFSIHPGRLCADVCCYCFGKFGSLDTPMHLAQMKSDERRKKILNIERHLTKDSCLCDACYRHVDRKANTSPTNMQTKPPKQHRQLMVSKCSARDCRDPARHHVKRRWLLKIKAGLQQVNVDIDWESSQHTSMSFCVSHYSKIERFLTCALCKRRLARNYTHQLANAETDELNQLLGQQGVPVALAAGTFVCKLCRYFTQLQLKYKDVENMNTSHRSFFKNYRKRILHYHDIEVLDNEDGDTSQNQSKDKDKRKKSNKCTAQPKGGTTSKSPDGTTNSASEKSTPEPTKTEGTNCETENEPRSVKSNSNSNSTDEPIPTDVQYLGIESTVEKLKKRKLLEMHPYTGSDTTITCEGPSEVVEILAMDKEVTLTRLPKRPRTNNDITPVVQRLGANPSISVRTLFPGEEEMNLHASIEFTNVREITPQGWEKCATMIQYDRDTKHLWQELQRPYGNQSSFLRHLILLEKYYRSGDLILAPNASRNAINYSTSVQNRLISYEGPEKMDEPIMEPICTEFNSRRMSGGYLLERDRLSLPGTSMTKPAAIPGAQQPGKASPSRLLKLNPGVSIIKKPPPSLQRLNLPSTSTATANGNVKRKDVPRVPVTSGGKVFQLSEPDFKRLQTLKKQKQLLSEKQSSMSPGGSGGSSSSPPNPKSTTQYQKAQQLAAHTQFQKHLRMQQEMLNRQSRGDFEPLICDVRMLANENTPTQNLLHNLNLPKSIQVTTKTSGQIPILPKIPKSLTVIPQTVTRPTDK, encoded by the exons ATGAAATTGCAGGAGCCCAATGTGGGCGGAAGTGAGATGGCATCCAGGGAAAAGAAACCCTTAGCGCCTTCCAAAGCAAAACAGAAGGCCAATAATGATTCTGGCTTGCCGTCAAACGAAATCAAAAGTAGAAAGGGCAAGTCTTTGTCAAATTTGAAACAACAACTCGCACGTGATATTTTTGAGGCAGTAGCAACTGGTAGTCAGTTTTCTCCAAAATTAGAGGCAAGCCTGCCACGAAAGAAAGTCCTTAGAAACCTTAAGCGCAAACAAAAATTGAGAGTGGCAAAGGCAAATCTCATTAAGTCTAAGGTTACAAGGAAAGTGACGAATAGAAATTTGTGCAGAATAACCGACATCAAAAAGGGCGTCAGAACGAAAAGAGTTAAATTGCCGGAGGGGAACGTGGTTAAGACATCCGACGGTAACTCAAGAGTATTAGAACAACGCGCGAACGATACGGAAAGTGAAAGTACAAGAGCAGAAACTATTAACAGAAGTGCCAAGAACAATCTCAGGACCAAAAAGACCAAGTTTGTAACAAAAAGTAGCGGAGAAGTAGAAAACGAGGACGCGCAGGACAAGGATACAGACTCTATTGCTGGGTCCAGTACCAAAAGCAGTCCAAAATTAAATAGGAAAGGAAAAAATTTTGGGAGTCCAGACTCTTTGTCCAAAAGCATTAAATCCACAAAGTTATCAGGATTTAAAAGGAACAATATCAGGGAGAAGGACAGCTGCACCAAAAATACAGAAGGTGATATCAAGTGTACGAAAGGGAAAAAGAGTAACAGCAAAGATATAGACTACGCTACCACAAAGGCATCCAGTATCGatacaaaattttcaaaatccCTTCTGGATGCTAAGAGTTCTATAGATCTTACCATAGACGAAGTTATTGCTTCGATGTTGAGCGATTCAGAGATAGATAATCAACAAGAAATAACGGAAAAAATTGAGGGAAAAATTACAAGAAGTAGGAAGATGCTGGTAGAAGAAAATATACTtccagacgaaattaaaaaggaaCCGGACAGCGAAGATACTAAAATTATATCTGACGGTGAAAATTTGGAAACAGAATCCTTCCAAAGTGCAATTCAATTGAGGAAAAGGTCAAATACATCGATTGGTCAAAGAAGTTTAAGGAATGGAAAGTTACGGCAATCggattctgctatttctgcggaCTTGGATCCCAAGAAACGTCGAAGATTAAACTCGGATGACCCTGTTAGTTCAGAAGTTTCAGTAGATAACATTGCAGATAGTAGTATAGATACAGAGTCTTGCTTTTCTGAATCTAGTGGTAATGATCCTCAAACAGTTATGGTAACAGCCAAAGATGAATTTTGCTTGAAACAGGATCCATTGAAAAATTGCGAGGAAAATTCCCAGAATGGTTCAGAAACAGAAAACAATAATAACAGTGATCGAGTAGATAGGGCTAGTGAAGTAGGACCCACTCTGCGCTCAAAAACTAAAGCCAAAAGTACAGAAATCGAAGTAAAATGTGACAATATTAAAGTTGAATATACAAGAGTAGCATCTAAGAATACAGAAGAAGATATAAAGAAAGTAAGCAACTTAGATCAAGTTAGGAAGGATAATATTTTAGCAAAATTTACAGACAAGTCCAAGAGTCGAAGAAATAGTTTAAACATAGATATGAAAAAAACAGTAGGTTCATTTTATAGTACAGATAAATCGGATAGTAATCCAAAGTCTCAAATAGATCAAATGATAGAAAATATCAAACTTACGATTGCAAAGTCCATCGAGAGTAAAATGTTCGGGGCAGAGAAGGGACTTGGATTAAACAAAAACTTTGAAGTACCAAAAATCGAGGAAATAATTGCACCGTTGAGTGCGGAGTCTCAAAAATTGGGTTTAGAGGAAACTGTGGACGAAGACAAGTCTACTATTTCCAAAAATGAGATTAAATCGGATAGTTCAGAAAATTCAGTACCAAAAGTGGCCGACACTGccaaagaaattgaaaaactaGTCATGGGTGATATCGAACCAGCAGAAACTCATTCTCAAAATATTCAAGAAAGCGAATCTTCGGACGTTGACGGAAGTAATAGCGTGCATAATACTTCCGAACCTGTGCTCGCTGTAGAGAATAGCGAGAGCAGTTGTTGCAATTCCATAGAACAACAGGAAGAGTCAAGCCAAAATTCTACCTCTATGGAGGAGCCTGAAAAGTGTTTGGATCAAACTACGGATGATCAGACGAAAATAGTAGAcgatagtaaaaaagcagttgcTCTAAGAAAATCTCCAAGAATAATCGATAAAAATTCTCCAGAAAACGTGAATAGCGAAATTGTGAAAAAGGTAAGCAGAGCATCGAATAAAATGATTCAGAAGTCTGATAATTGTGAAGAATCTCCACAAGAAGATGTAAATAAATCTTCGTCCCCGCaagaatatgtaacaaaattTCCATCTTTGCAGGAAGATTTAAATAAATCCGCGTACGAAGATGCAACAAAATTTCCATCTTCGCAAGAAGATGTAAACAAATCTACTCTCGAAGAAGCAGCGTCAAACGATGGCGAAACCGTATCCAAACAGATAAAAGAGAGGCTGGTAGAAGAGAAAAAGGAAAATGAGACTACCGAAAGGAAAATCATAGTTCCTTCTAACGTTTCCATGAACTTTGAAGAGgcagagacgttggaaagtattTCTAAGGAAGTGGAGAGATTAGTAGCGGAAAGTCAATTGAACAGTCAGATACAAACAGTCGCGGAGGATGCACGAGACGTAGCGGGTGTAAACAATCAAGAATCGAGTACTAAAATCGTAACGGAATTCTCTTCGCCTCCGAGCGAGCCAACTGCAACGTCGGTTTATAACGTAAAAGAAGAAGCGATCGTTGATACAGTCGAGCCGAACGATAATACAAAAGACATATACGAGGCAACGGAGAATGCCAAAGAAATTGATACCGGCGCTCCGGAAGCTGTACAAGACGCGAAAGAAGATGGTAGCACTTGTCGAATGTCGGAGAATCTCGACGTGGACGCGGAttcgaaacaaaataaaaattctgactCCAGCGATAATTCCATCGAAAATAGCAAGAAAGGAGACAATATTTGCGACGACGTTGGCGGTTGCAACGATGAAATCGGTGTTCCGAATTCCGAGTCCAACGAGAAGAAAGCAGTTACGAGTAAACAAACGGATCACGGCGAGTCTGCAGCGACAGAGGAAGAGGGCGAAAAGATGGCGGCCAACGGGGCGACGGAGGAGCAAAAATTTGCCGCGGAGGACAAGAGGAGGGTGCTGAGGGCTCGAGACAAGGTGAAGAAAACCGAGAAACGATATCCGTCGTTGGCGAATATAAAAATCGAGGAAGAGAACGCCGACAAGGTACAGAGTCAAACGCAGAACGACACCGAGGAAGCGCAAGAGTTGGTAGAGGTGAAGGTTGAGGTTATAACGGAAGAGGTGGACGAGCTGGACGACTCGGAGCCCCAGACTCGGTCGAGACGCGGCAGGGAGGCGAAGAAACGAAAAGAGGATCAGCTGGCAGCGTTGAGAAGCAAACGGTCGAAGCGCGAGCTCCGCAGATCCGATCAACAGAACAAGGAGGAGACGTTGCTGGACGACGAGGTGGCCACGATAAACGAGAACAATCGGTCGTTTTTGAACAAGTACGGAAACGTGGCGGGATGCGTGACGAATTTTCGCGGTTTCTCGGAGGGCGGCAGAGGCAGCCTGGAGAAAAGGGACCACAACGCGGACAACGCGCGGAGCAAGTCGGAAAACGACCTGCTGACCATCGTCAAGGATCCCGGGAAAGGTGACATCTCCATGAACCACGTGGCGAAGGTAACGGACAACGTGAATATACTGACTGGGGATTGCAAGGCCGCGAAAACACCGGAGACGTCGCAGAAGGACTCCGACGAAACGTCCATGTCCGGCGAGTCGTCCAGCAGCGTGAACGTCACACCGAAAATCATGGAGACGCCGGAAGACAAGGTGAAGAAAGAGTCGATCCTGAGATTGCTTGGACTAGAATCGCTGGAGAAGGCGGCCGAGAGGCTGAGCCATCAGAAGGCTAGAAAGGAACAGTACACGGGCACGCTGAAAACGGTGATACGGGTCCAGAAGGAGAAGGACAAGGACAAGAGGCGGTCGAGGTCGCCGTTGAAGATGGTGCTGAAGCAAGGACGCGGAGATGGGGAGGGCGATTCACCCGAGTTCTACACCATTCAAAAGGAG TTTGGAACCAGTGGTTTGGGAGATAGCAGCTCTG ATGAAGATGTCGAGGATGTCACGCCGAAAGATCGCCAGTCTCTTGTTATTCCAGAGAAGTCATCCTCGTTCTCCATTCATCCAGGACGTTTGTGCGCGGACGTCTGTTGTTATTGCTTTGGGAAATTCGGCTCCTTGGACACGCCGATGCATCTGGCGCAGATGAAGTCGGACGAAAGACGCAAGAAGATCTTGAACATCGAAAGACACCTCACGAAGGATTCTTGTTTATGCGATGCGTGCTACCGCCACGTGGACAGAAAG GCAAACACAAGTCCAACGAACATGCAGACAAAGCCTCCGAAACAACACCGGCAACTGATGGTGTCTAAATGCTCGGCACGCGATTGCAGGGACCCTGCGCGACATCATGTCAAACGTCGTTGGTTGCTCAAAATAAAAGCTGGTCTGCAGCAGGTGAAT GTGGACATCGATTGGGAGTCGAGTCAACACACGTCCATGTCATTCTGCGTCAGTCATTATTCGAAAATAGAACGATTTTTGACCTGCGCGCTCTGTAAACGTCGCCTGGCGAGGAATTATACCCATCAGCTGGCGAACGCGGAAACCGACGAGCTGAACCAGTTGTTGGGGCAACAGGGGGTTCCTGTAGCGCTGGCTGCCGGTACCTTTGTTTGCAAGTTGTGTCGTTACTTCACGCAGTTGCAACTGAAATACAAAGATGTCGAGAACATGAACACGAGTCATCGATCCTTCTTCAAGAATTACCGGAAAAG AATTCTACACTATCACGATATCGAGGTTCTGGACAACGAGGATGGCGATACGTCGCAGAATCAGTCCAAGGATAAGGATAAACGCAAGAAAAGCAACAAGTGTACCGCTCAACCGAAAGGTGGAACTACGTCAAAGTCTCCCGATGGCACGACGAACTCTGCTTCGGAGAAGTCGACGCCCGAACCGACCAAGACTGAAGGTACCAACTGCGAGACGGAGAACGAGCCTCGTTCGGTGAAATCGAATTCGAACTCGAACTCGACGGACGAACCCATCCCTACGGATGTGCAGTACCTCGGTATCGAGAGCACCGTGGAAAAGCTGAAGAAACGGAAGCTGCTCGAGATGCATCCATACACTGGTTCGGATACGACGATAACCTGCGAGGGACCTAGCGAGGTGGTCGAGATACTCGCGATGGACAAGgaggtgaccctaaccagactgCCAAAGAGACCAAGGACCAATAACGACATAACGCCCGTGGTGCAACGACTTGGCGCCAATCCCTCGATAAGCGTGCGCACCCTGTTCCCCGGCGAGGAAGAGATGAACCTTCACGCCAGTATCGAATTCACAAACGTGCGCGAGATCACGCCGCAGGGTTGGGAAAAGTGCGCGACGATGATACAGTATGACAGGGACACGAAGCACCTCTGGCAAGAGTTGCAAAGACCATACGGGAACCAGAGCTCGTTTCTCAGACACCTAATACttttagaaaaatattacaGGTCCGGTGACCTGATACTGGCACCGAACGCCTCGCGGAACGCCATTAACTATTCGACGTCCGTGCAAAACAGATTGATATCGTACGAGGGCCCCGAGAAAATGGACGAGCCGATCATGGAGCCGATCTGCACCGAGTTCAACTCCCGTCGTATGAGCGGCGGCTACCTGCTCGAAAGGGACAGATTGTCCCTGCCTGGCACGAGCATGACGAAACCCGCGGCTATCCCTGGCGCGCAACAGCCAGGCAAGGCTAGCCCGTCGCGTCTCCTGAAGCTGAATCCCGGCGTGTCGATCATCAAAAAACCACCACCGAGCCTGCAACGATTAAACCTGCCGTCCACCAGCACCGCGACCGCGAACGGCAACGTAAAACGAAAGGACGTGCCGCGTGTTCCCGTTACCTCCGGAGGCAAGGTGTTCCAGCTTAGCGAGCCGGACTTCAAACGACTGCAAACGCTGAAGAAACAGAAGCAGCTGCTGTCGGAGAAGCAGTCGAGCATGAGTCCCGGTGGCTCGGGGGGCTCGAGCTCCTCGCCGCCCAATCCCAAGTCGACCACGCAGTACCAGAAGGCGCAGCAGCTAGCTGCTCACACGCAATTCCAGAAGCACCTAAGGATGCAGCAGGAAATGCTGAACCGACAGAGCAGAGGGGACTTCGAGCCGTTGATCTGCGATGTGCGCATGTTGGCGAACGAGAACACACCGACGCAGAATCTGTTGCACAACCTGAATTTGCCCAAGTCGATACAAGTGACTACGAAGACGTCGGGACAGATACCGATACTGCCAAAAATCCCGAAATCGTTGACGGTGATACCGCAGACCGTCACCAGACCCACCGACAAATGA